The genomic interval tctggcaccaagacattagcagcagatcctttaagtacTGTCAGTTGGGTGgtagggcctccatggatcggacttgtttgtccagcacatcccacagatgcttgattggattgagatctggggaatttggaggccaagtcaacaccttaaactctttgttgtgttcctcaaaccattaaTGAAAAACCaattgtggcagggcgcattatcctgccatcagggaataccgttgccatgaaagggtgcacactGTCTGccacaatgcttaggtaggtaacatccacatgaatggcaagacccaaggtttcccagcagaacattgcccaaagcatcacactgcctctgctggcttgccttcttcccatagtgcatcctggtgccatgtgtcctCCAGGTAAGCGAACGcgcacgcacccggccatccacgtgatgtaaaagaatacgtgattcatcagaccaggccaccttcttccattgctccgtggtccagttctgatgctcacgtgcccattgtaagcacaggggacaggggtcagcatgggcaccctgactggtgtGCGGATATGGCActccatacgcaacaaactgcgatgcactgtgtgttctgacattaactttttcagcagtttgagttACAGTatcttgtctgttggatcagaccacacgggccagccttcgctccctaAGGGCAtaaatgagccttggctgcccatgaccctgtcgctggttcaccacttttccttccttggaccagttttgattggtactgaccacagcagaccaggaacaccccacaagggctgcagttttggagatacactgacccagtcgtctagccgtcacaatttggcccttgtcaaagttgctcagatccttacgcttgcccatttttcctgcttctaacacatcaactttgaggacagaatgttcacttgctgcctaatatatcccacccactgacaggtgccatgataatgagattcagtgttattcagttcagtgtcagtggtcataatcttatggctgatcagtgtatttatacagttgtgctcaaaagtttgcataccctttggattacaataaaacagtaactataatccgttacgttaccaactaaaatattgtaatcggattacagatacttttgtgataaaacattttttgattacttttggattacttcagttgaaaaggaatttaatgtttttttatataatgttttaaaaacataattatttgaaccaaaataacaattgcgctcctcagttgttgtgtgtgaGCATCATGCGAGCAAATGTGGGCGTGCATAACTAGGTAAGTGACCGATTAAAACGATAATAGAAGCCTACCCATATAAAATTAGATTTATCCACTCGacacatctttctcagaacaatgataggcgataggcctaccttgttttatatatttttcaagtttcaaggtttatttgtcaaatgcactgaacaacacagcccggaagagttgcactgaacaactcagacaggaattctttagaaaaacaacattggtGGTTGTGAAGCAAAatatcagactactgcagatttagtgtacgcgcgaaaagctacggatatcttgatttttatgtacaacaatgtcaataccctgtTCGTGAAATTGCCAGTTAATGTTTTgacacaattaaaaacatgaataaaacacaaaaacagaataggctaacatccttagattttgggttatgttgagataaacagccagattctggaagatcataCTGAAGTACCCTTTTCAAAGGTCTCTGTACAAAACCTATAAGTTAAAATGCAAggtccgtttttggccagctatgtatactctaacattgattgatcctgcaaaatGTGTTCAACTGGTTATAGGCTCTTCCTATTTGTTAACTTATGCctcttaatattaaagtaatctaaaagtaattcaaagtcaTCGGATTACATAAGGGAGTTTGAGTAAAcaaagttatgttactgattacaaatgtggacaggtaactgtaacggattacatgtAAAAactaacctacccaaccctgtcttATGACCATGTGTTACTGTGTATGTCTCCTTTGTGTCTCTATATGTGTATGTTCTTTACCCCTatattctgtctttgtgtgtgtgtgtgtgtccaacccCAGGGCTACCTGATAGCCAACCACCTCTCTAAGGAGGACCTgctggatgtgtgtctgtactgcCAGCACTACTGTCTCCTCCCCCTGGCGGTGGAGCAACGGGTAGGACAGCTGGTCATATGGAGGGAAGTTTTCCCTTGCCAGCGCACCCAGAACCAGACCAATAAGGGCCAGTCCAGTGGGCTGGGCTACTACCAGGCGCAGGGACGCTACTTCCTGCTCATCGTGGGACTGGTACGACGCATCCACATTTCCgctcatttagcagacgcttttACCCAGACCCATATGCGTGGTTTTCAATGCTAATTTTCAAACTGTTCCTTGCTGTCTCCATTTGTCTCTCACGCGAACGTCCATTTTTTTCGGGGGGGACGTTGTTCTTGTCACATCCCTAATGTCGACGTGGAACCGgcctgcaacccccccccccccccctacacacacacaccaccctcccGCAGAGACACTTCATGCAGTGTGTTCTCTTGGTAGCGGGGGGCTGCGCGGGCCCTGCCCTGGGCTCCCCGGGGCCAGACTGCGTGTACGTGGACCAGGCCAAGGCCACCCTCTTACAGCTTGAGGGCTTGGAGGCAGGGATGGAAGAACGCCTGGCCGCCCCGCCGGCACCCTGCCTCTCCTGCGCCGACTGGTTTCTCCCCTCCGCTGCCCGAGACAGGTTGGTTCTACTCTGCCGATTTTTTAAAAACGCACGGCAGGAGATAAAATGGAATTTAAGTGTGAATGAATGAAAGCGCGTAGATGAATGAATCGAGGACAACTCTAGATGTTCAGAAGACGCGTTTGGCCGCCTCTTCCCCTGTCCTCAGCAAGCTGGCGGGGGCCGTGAAGAGGACGTCCTCCGCccagggtggggggaggggagtgGGCCGGAGCTGGTTCGGAGGGGGGTCCCGGAGACCCAGCCCACAGAGGAGCCTGTCGGACAGCGGGAGCGAAGGGCAGCCAGAACGGGGCACGACGGGACAGACAGGGATCAGTCCGCTATCCACCCCGGACTCTGCCAGGAAGCTGGGTGGCCGTAGAGACTCGCTGGGGTCCGGGGGCTCGGACGGGAGCGGGGGCAGTGGGAGCATGTTCAAGGTTGGGTTTTACCCCAGCTTCACACTGCACCTCTTATATCTGCAGCACATTTCCACAGCGTACATTTTGATACACGCACATGTATATTGTTGAGACAATGTAGATTCTATTGAGCATGGTATGTTATGGATTTACTATAGatagttttttttaccaatGTCTATTTGTCCCCCTTAGATTCCAAGAATGAAACATCCCAACCCGTTCTATCTGGGCACCCTGAAGAAAAGTCtgactgagagagagactgaggagatGTACAACACTATGAAGTGAGTGAAACAGGCCAGCGCTGTTTGGATGTAATTTAACCTTTCTTTCTATTCTTGCCCTCTTTGCTCTGCCTCTTTCTATTctattccattttatttttccattataTTCCATTCCATTATACCCCATTCTATTCATTTCATCTTGTGCTATTATGTACTATTTTAACCCACTGTTATTCCATGTTATTGTATTCCACTAAACTGTGTTTATTCCATCCATTCCATTGTGTTCTCCAGGTTGACGTCAGGCGCGGAGAACACTTTGTTCCACTACGTTCTCATGGAGACGGTGCAGGGCATCTACATCGCTCCAACACACAGGGAACTGGCCCAGCTCAGCGGCTCCATCCACCCTCAGCTCATACGCAACTTCCACCACTGCTGCCTGTCCATACGGGCCGCCTTCCAGCAGAGCCTGCCGCCCGGGGTACGATACAGAACACGCGCACACTCTCTCGCCCCGTACGCGGGAATGTAAGGATGTTGTAATATCAgttgtggtgtgtttatgtctaatctcagacgtgtgtgtgtgtgtgtgtgagcagggCAGGCGGGGGGCAGATAGACCAAAGGGAAGCCATGGGCTGGGACCAGTGAAAGAACACGGGGTTCTGTTCCAGTGTAAACCTGAGAACTGGACTGATCAGAGGAAGCCTGCCCCCACACTAACCTACTGGGTGATAGGGTCGGTGGCAATACTTAATGGAGCACTTAACTGCTGCTTTAACTTTTAACCCATTTCTCTTCTCAGCTTTgcaattttctatttttgtaATAATGATCGATGGCACTGTTGTTTTTGGCCCTGCACCATGGTTGAAGAGGGCTGTGTCTGTACGTGCGGGTCAGGACTCGAAAGTTAAATACTAGTGTAATGCCTGAAAGAAGCAAACCGAGCCGAACGGGAGCTTTAACTATGGAAGCAGACTTTAGTCGCTCTGGATGAGggagtaaaatgtaatgttctgTCTACTTTCCGGACCTCTAAGTCTCTTTGTGTGTAGGTAATTTTTTTGTGTCAGCGTTGTCCTTCCTATAGTCAAACTGCTTAAATAAATTTCCTTGAAAGAAAAAGGGATTCTGTTCTTTATGGACTTGAAAACCCCTTGCTGGAATTCATTGCTAGAAATTCAGTTAATCTAGATAGAAATGTAATCTATAGATTAGTGCTTAGTAATTGTGACAGATTTCTCTATGGGAACTCTCAATAAAATCTTAGAAattgttgcatttatatttttgttcagtaggTAATTATAGTACCACTTGATTTTCTTCTTTCTCACTCTGAAACTGTGTTTTCTATATTCCAGCCGGATGCTTCTAGAACCCATCCCTCAGGAATTCTATGTGTGTTTCCATGACTCCGTGTCAGAGGTTCCCGTGGAGATGGCCTTCCGCCTGTCATTCGGCCTGGCCTTATGACGAGCTGCCTGCTAACAGTCTCTTAATGAACCAATGTAACTTCAGCCTACAGACAGCCAACAGCGGGGCACCGCCCTGGGTCCTGGTCGTTAGGAATCAAACGGAACAAAACAGCCTGAAACCTAAAGGACTACCAGAATTCTACCAGACGTTCACGtttcacatcacaaaacattttacacagctctAAGCTGACCTATTATTCAAAGAGCATATGTGCATGGGAGACTTTAGGTGCAAAAATAATTACTGAAGCTAGAATCACAAATTCTTTAGTGGAGGCCATGCATAAtcctttattcatttttatagaGCCCTAATAAGTCTGCTTACCTGTCTGAAATATTCTGGGACGGTAAACTCCCTTTTGTGCCTTGCACCTGACAGACATTTATCACCTGACTGCAGATAAAAGGAAACCTTGTTTGTTAGCCTTGAATCAGATCCAGTGGAATAGGAGGGCTGCGTTCAGCAAGGTAAAACGTTCAGGAACATGTAGAACACACAGGCTCGTCTGGGACATGGAGTAAGTAAATACATCGGCTCCATTTATAACATCTTTATCTGTTATGTCCCACTAAGCTTGCCTACTAAACTAAAGCACTATGACACAAGTCATAGCACTATGTCCAAAATAGCAGCCAGTTCCCTTTGTAGACCAGTGCTTTTCGGTCAGGTCAAAGGTATTGCAGTTTGAGGGAATAGGTTACCAACTGGGACGATAAAGCTACAAAGCTCATATAATACCTCAGAAAAACAAGCAGTTTGTTATTCAGAGGCTGATGTTTTAACCATAGACATTGAATGACAACTCAGTTTTGTGGTCCTTTCATTCCTTTTCACTAAAGTGTGCCTGATGATACACTCTGTCCGTGCTGGACATTCTCGGCACGTGGGTATGGAATTAGTAAAACAGCATTTCAACCCGACCACACAACACCCATAGGCATCAGGCATTGATTTCATCAGTCAAAGGGAATACTTATTTTGAAATCAATGATATCTGTTTACTCTGCCCATGTTTTGTCTAGTCCAATGGCAACATTACCGCTCAAGaataaacagggttgtattcCTGAAGGCTGGCGTGGGTGTTCTATCCCAAAGAAAAAGTTGGTAACTGATGTAGCAGGTTGAACGACACATGGCAAGGTTTTAAGAGACATGTAGTGGAGCAGAACTGTAGGTggagttcaattattgttttgtttggtgatagagaaatgtttgatattttatttaaaatgtacagttttctattgaaatgtAATAGTTTGTGATacaaatgcacatttgtgtgacatttaattaaaagaaaacaacattgttttgttATGGTAATGTTCTTGATTCCAGTAACATATTCCTgcttatgtacagtacatcattTTGGTAAACATTTTGATGAAACCATTaaccacacaccaacacagatgTAAATCCTTCATGATCATTGAGATAAGTGTTCTGTAATTTTAGGGAGAATCTGGTTTATTTTAGTACTCCTGTTTAAAAGAAATGATAACTTCAATTAATTTCTATTCAACCTAAATCGTGTGGACCACAAACTGAGGatgtaaaatctaaataaatatatgctGCCTCCTGATAAGGTCTGATGTGCCtgtagctcaattagtaaaGCATTTTATATCAGGAATAAATTGTCTATAGGACTGATGCATTGATTTGAAAGAAAGTCTGCAGATctacataattccaaaaggaacACTTTCTGGGCATCATACAGAGCGGAAAAATACAGAAGGGATTTTATAATCAGCCAGAATGAAAAATAACCTCCACATTGTCCGTGGATTTAGCCCTGAAGTTTGAACTGCTGCCAAGCTGAAAGCTTTAAAAGCAGTTCAATTCAAGCGGCGCTCTGGACTAAAAGGACCAGATTCTTCTTGTAGCACTCAAGACTACAAAGAGGGGTCCCTGTTTTGGAGCATGAATACCTCTTCAGATTGCTGCACCCGTTCACCCCGCAGCCTACCGGTGCCTGGGgaggggggcgtgggggggtgggggtgggagggggcaCCCCCGCAGGGAAGGAAATCCCCATCCCCTGGGCCGAGTCGCAGTAGCGCACCATGGGGCACTGGGTCAGTTTGGACTTTCGTTCTCTCATGCTTTTGATCTTGGCCTTGGAGGTCTTGGTGAGCCTCTCGATCGTCTGGTTCTTGTTCTCCTCAGCCTTCTTGGCCGCCTGCAGACGCCTCTTGCGTGCGCGCTCCTCTCTCTTCTGCATCATCTCGACGGTCATCTCCTTCTCCTTGTAGCCCATGGGCAGCTCCAGGAGAGGCTGGCTCTGCTGCTTGTGCAAGAGGGCTTTCTGTAGGGCCCAGACACACGCACAACCAGTCAGTGTAAGTAGGCTgtataatacaataatatttgGGGGCaatttgttttgctatttaCTAATAGCCATTTCTCAGATTATATAGAAACCTGTCCTGAAAACATTTCCTTGAGTCAAGTCACACTCTCAAGTGAAAGTGAGCCCTGCTATGATGTCAAAGTAGACAGGAACCTGGTTTCTGTTACGCTACCTGTCTGGCTGTGAGCAGGGACTCGTCAATCTCCTTCTTCAGTTCTCCGTTGTCATCCAGCTCTCCTTTCTCCAGGGCATCGAGCCACTTCTCCTCTTCATCCACTggcccccccagcccccctgGGGAGTCTGAGTCCATGTCTGGCAGTGGGGACGGGTCCAGGTTACTGTCTTCATCTGGAAACGGAACGGAAAGATAACAAGAGCGCGGTTAGGATGTGTAAAACCCATGGATGCTGTCCAAAATAGTAGCGTAGCAAAGCCGCTTGATCCCACAAACTTACATTTAAAAGTGTAGCATTTAAGTGTGAGCTCGTGGGATCGGGTGGCTTTGCGAGGCAACCAAAATAGCACAATGTTGTTTTACTCCTGCTCAACCAGGGCTAGggtcaaaaggagtgcactGTATTGTGAATATAGTGAAACCCGAGACACTGAACAGAACTGACATTGGATTATTTCACATGAAACCTCTGCTTTGTGCAATAACTGTATTATTACAGGCATGTGTGGAATAAGTTCATATATGACAAACACAGAATGGCGTGTGTATATTACATATGGGTGGACATTATGAACGTAAGAGACAGACCTTCGGACTCACCAAGCCAGGCCCGGTACTGCTCGAGTGGAACCCCCTCGGAAGGCTCGTCGTCGTCATCGTCGTCCGAGTCTTCATCGTCATCCACGATCATCAGAGGAGATGGGGAACGGGCTACACCAGGGACCAATGTGAACGTTGGCACGCTGGCTCACCAGGGCGGGGCGGGGGGCACAAAACTCACACTTTGAATCAGGTCTCACTGAATGAGGTCTACGGTGACGCTTCTCAAGGGGCATTATGTGTTGTGAGAATGCAAAAGTCTGGACACTGTGGTCTCACCTTTTTGTCCCCAGTGTTTGGCCTCCTAATTTGATCTTTAGTCTGAGCTGCGTGGGGGGCTTGACGGTGATCCCAGAGTCTGACTCCAGGGCCTCGGAGTAGGAGCTGTGGCCATCCTCACGGTGGTGTTTCTTCTTGTGCTTCTTGTGCTTCTTGTGTTTCCTCCTATGGAGGCTTTGTGACCCAAGGTGGCCTCCATCACCTGTGGTAGCAGACAACAAAATGAAGACATGATAGAGAAACAGATTCTGCCTTATTTAGTTGGCTTGTTATGGCCTCAGTAGAGCAAGATGCAGACAACCCCAATGATTGGTATGGCCTCAGTAGAGCAAGATGCGGACAACCCCAATGATTGTGAGTTTGATGCCGGAAAAAGCTACGGATAATATTAGTTCAGTGTATGCATGCATGAGCAAATCTCTTTGCACGAGGTCtgtaaaatgaaatattatCCTGTTGTCACCTCTGACAACGAATATTGTCTATAGCAGCCATTTATATTCACTCTATTAATCTATAACTATAATGGTTATTGGTCTTGGACTCGATGAGACATTGAACACACTTACCTAAAAGAAATCTGGGATGGATCATATCCTTCCTTTTGCCCATCGAAACGACTGGTTATATCAACAAGTACTAGAAGATGGATCCTACGGGGCTACATCCCAGTAAGTTGGCTTTATCTGTATGCGGAAGAGTCGTTGTCGGCGTAAGTAGTCGAGCAGGTAGATAAACAAACGCTAGTTAGCTAGCTCTATCGATGCTATAAAGAGACGTGCAACCCAATTGTACACAAGAGTTGTTCCGCGAGTTGATTGCGTGGTAAGTAGGACATAGTTAGTTTGCTAACACATTTGCTGTCGTTGcatacacaaaatacaaccacgGGGTTGTGATACGACTACTAGCTACCTAAACTatttggctggctggctggctagctaGTTAAAATATTAGCCCATGAATTAAAGTGGCAATTCAACTGCATTCCATCAAAGAAGATCCTCATTATCTTTATGAATTGAACAATGAAGTCACGCCGTTATTTGAAagtacacaaaacaaataagCCTAAAAAGctatttagctagctacagtatccAAGATCATGGTTCACTTCGAATGCGATTACGTGGATTAATGTGTTGCCACCTACCGCTTCGGCGGTTAGACGTCGCGAGGACTATACTGGCTAGAAACCAGTGTTTCATTGATCCGAGTTATTCATAAATTGTCTCAGATAATGTGTTGGTGGGGACAGgctgaaattatatatatacactatatatatTACTTGACATACGCAATACATATGGGCTACAGCAATTTCACGGTTTAAACGTATTTTTCTTTACACCTGGGTAATGTAGTTCATACTCGGACCACTTGTGTATAGTATTTCCAATGTAAAAATACATCATCCAGAGGCGGCCACCAAGATTGAGCGCAAGATACGCAAGGTCGTGGTCTCAACGTTGA from Esox lucius isolate fEsoLuc1 chromosome 24, fEsoLuc1.pri, whole genome shotgun sequence carries:
- the ino80b gene encoding INO80 complex subunit B isoform X2, whose translation is MGKRKDMIHPRFLLGDGGHLGSQSLHRRKHKKHKKHKKKHHREDGHSSYSEALESDSGITVKPPTQLRLKIKLGGQTLGTKSVPTFTLVPGVARSPSPLMIVDDDEDSDDDDDDEPSEGVPLEQYRAWLDEDSNLDPSPLPDMDSDSPGGLGGPVDEEEKWLDALEKGELDDNGELKKEIDESLLTARQKALLHKQQSQPLLELPMGYKEKEMTVEMMQKREERARKRRLQAAKKAEENKNQTIERLTKTSKAKIKSMRERKSKLTQCPMVRYCDSAQGMGISFPAGVPPPTPTPPRPPPQAPVGCGVNGCSNLKRYSCSKTGTPLCSLECYKKNLVLLVQSAA
- the ino80b gene encoding INO80 complex subunit B isoform X1; amino-acid sequence: MGKRKDMIHPRFLLGDGGHLGSQSLHRRKHKKHKKHKKKHHREDGHSSYSEALESDSGITVKPPTQLRLKIKLGGQTLGTKSVPTFTLVPGVARSPSPLMIVDDDEDSDDDDDDEPSEGVPLEQYRAWLGESEDEDSNLDPSPLPDMDSDSPGGLGGPVDEEEKWLDALEKGELDDNGELKKEIDESLLTARQKALLHKQQSQPLLELPMGYKEKEMTVEMMQKREERARKRRLQAAKKAEENKNQTIERLTKTSKAKIKSMRERKSKLTQCPMVRYCDSAQGMGISFPAGVPPPTPTPPRPPPQAPVGCGVNGCSNLKRYSCSKTGTPLCSLECYKKNLVLLVQSAA